A single window of Rhipicephalus microplus isolate Deutch F79 chromosome 5, USDA_Rmic, whole genome shotgun sequence DNA harbors:
- the LOC119175040 gene encoding ubiquitin-like protein 4A isoform X2, with protein sequence MFISVKILQGEECTIEVSASSSISAVKHLVAQQLQIPVDQQRLVFRGKTLSDSLSLGDYNIVEGNRLHLFVLKAADSATVVWDQMRKFLLSQFSHEDAEKVLEEYKKEFSQSVSCLSLDDIERWASSILGTTSTTTSTSGDAASRPPPGRDSGSSLLVLSNNEAS encoded by the exons ATGTTTATATCTGTGAAAATCCTTCAGGGTGAAGAATGCACAATAGAG GTATCCGCGAGTTCTTCCATCAGTGCAGTGAAGCATCTTGTAGCCCAACAACTGCAAATTCCCGTAGACCAGCAGCGCCTAGTGTTCAGAGGCAAAACACTCTCAG ATAGCCTATCACTGGGGGACTACAACATTGTCGAAGGGAACAGGCTGCACTTATTTGTTCTCAAGGCAGCTGACAGCGCCACAGTCGTGTGGGACCAAATGCGCAAATTCTTGCTGTCCCAATTCTCGCATGAGGATGCTGAGAAAGTGTTAGAAGAATATAAAAAG GAATTCTCCCAATCTGTTTCCTGCCTGAGCCTCGATGACATAGAAAGATGGGCTAGCAGCATTCTGGGAACAACCTCCACAACTACTTCCACCTCTGGCGATGCAGCGTCCAGACCTCCGCCAGGTCGAGACAGTGGTAGCTCGCTGTTGGTTCTCAGCAACAATGAAGCCTCCTAA
- the LOC119175040 gene encoding ubiquitin-like protein 4A isoform X1, whose product MFISVKILQGEECTIEVSGVSASSSISAVKHLVAQQLQIPVDQQRLVFRGKTLSDSLSLGDYNIVEGNRLHLFVLKAADSATVVWDQMRKFLLSQFSHEDAEKVLEEYKKEFSQSVSCLSLDDIERWASSILGTTSTTTSTSGDAASRPPPGRDSGSSLLVLSNNEAS is encoded by the exons ATGTTTATATCTGTGAAAATCCTTCAGGGTGAAGAATGCACAATAGAGGTAAGTGGG GTATCCGCGAGTTCTTCCATCAGTGCAGTGAAGCATCTTGTAGCCCAACAACTGCAAATTCCCGTAGACCAGCAGCGCCTAGTGTTCAGAGGCAAAACACTCTCAG ATAGCCTATCACTGGGGGACTACAACATTGTCGAAGGGAACAGGCTGCACTTATTTGTTCTCAAGGCAGCTGACAGCGCCACAGTCGTGTGGGACCAAATGCGCAAATTCTTGCTGTCCCAATTCTCGCATGAGGATGCTGAGAAAGTGTTAGAAGAATATAAAAAG GAATTCTCCCAATCTGTTTCCTGCCTGAGCCTCGATGACATAGAAAGATGGGCTAGCAGCATTCTGGGAACAACCTCCACAACTACTTCCACCTCTGGCGATGCAGCGTCCAGACCTCCGCCAGGTCGAGACAGTGGTAGCTCGCTGTTGGTTCTCAGCAACAATGAAGCCTCCTAA